A window of the Helianthus annuus cultivar XRQ/B chromosome 4, HanXRQr2.0-SUNRISE, whole genome shotgun sequence genome harbors these coding sequences:
- the LOC110937393 gene encoding uncharacterized protein LOC110937393 isoform X1, whose translation MGSRGGGVQGIPSASRKMVQSLKEIVNGVSDAEIYAALKDSNMDPNEAVNRLLSQDPFHEVKSKREKKKEVKDTTESRPRGGGSTSNRGARSGTDRYSGRGGSSQFSSSESGGLHGKSKRENGTSSYTRSSAPSYGVASTNTSRTPATYSGSVSYENKASTFSVADSTATVSQPPSSGFQSAWMGAPGQKSMADVVKMGKPQNKVYSTPVPPQPPSTYYEPNSWEDNSYKAPETHQEHNDHHVSHDDDWPVMEQPQPVNVQSVAAPEPHVESDNVDYERSNQYIDSRIEETPAEDEHVFEEHTENVVSSRNTHEDTSGSASLHDNGLYHEDQAFEHNEVEEGDALASSVSTNMQQLNIQEERQFDEPEEDIPSVVIPDHLQVQTADCSHLSFGSFGSTMNPGFSGSFASRQLGNQTEETPAEPDTSSVRPSETRNSEYYGSESMIPAENNAVHQAGPNPGSYDLPSAPQTEVLKQENAEVAHESQYSFPSSTPGSGYSFDTTHLLNPGFPQSQTPTQLPNATPFSNVMQAAYTNSLPNTLLAANGHPARESDLSYSPFPVSQSMATKYGNSVPSISGSTISMAEALKTGVFSSSQPTQQTPPGNTIATGPALPQHLAVHPYSQHTLPLGPFANMISYPFLPQSYTYMPSGFQQAFAGNSTYHQQLAAVLPQYKNSVSVSSLPQSAAVPSGYGSFGNSTAIPGNYQVNQPAGPAGSTLNYDDVLNAHYKDNSQLLSLQQNENSAMWVHGAGSRTMPGVQASTYYGFQGQTQQPSGFRQGQPQQQQQQQQPSQSYGGAALNYPNYYHSQTGISQEHQLQQNPRDGSLVGGSQGQPKPQQQSQQLWQNSY comes from the exons ATGGGCAGCAGAGGCGGAGGAGTTCAGGGAATACCCTCGGCATCTAGGAAGATGGTACAGAGTCTTAAAGAGATTGTTAACGGCGTATCGGATGCTGAGATCTATGCCGCCCTAAAAGACTCTAATATGGACCCTAACGAAGCCGTTAATCGTCTTCTTTCTCAAG ATCCTTTCCACGAGGTGAAGAGCAAGCGAGAGAAGAAAAAAGAG GTTAAGGATACCACAGAATCTAGGCCTCGTGGTGGTGGTAGCACATCAAACCGCGGTGCCAGAAGCGGTACAGATCGTTATTCTGGGCGTGGTGGTTCATCACAGTTTAGCTCTTCTG AATCTGGTGGTTTACATGGAAAATCTAAGAGGGAAAACGGTACAAGTTCTTACACAAGATCATCTGCACCATCTTATGGAGTTGCGTCGACTAATACAAGTCGAACCCCTGCAACTTACAG TGGTTCTGTTAGCTATGAAAATAAAGCATCAACTTTCAGTGTAGCTGATAGTACCGCAACGGTTTCACAACCACCCTCTTCTGGGTTTCAATCCGCTTGGATGGGTGCACCCGGTCAAAAGTCAATGGCTGACGTTGTGAAAATGGGCAAACCGCAAAACAAGGTTTATAGCACCCCGGTCCCACCTCAGCCGCCATCAACATATTATGAGCCGAATTCATGGGAGGACAATTCTTATAAAGCTCCAGAGACGCATCAAGAACACAACGATCATCATGTTTCTCACGATGATGACTGGCCCGTTATGGAGCAGCCACAGCCTGTTAATGTGCAATCTGTAGCGGCTCCCGAGCCTCATGTTGAGTCGGACAATGTGGATTACGAAAGAAGCAATCAATACATTGATTCTCGTATAGAAGAGACGCCAGCCGAAGATGAACATGTTTTTGAAGAACACACTGAAAACGTTGTTTCAAGTAGAAATACGCATGAGGATACATCTGGGAGTGCATCTCTTCATGACAATGGTTTGTATCATGAGGATCAAGCTTTTGAGCATAACGAAG TTGAGGAAGGTGACGCGTTAGCATCTTCAGTGAGTACAAACATGCAGCAACTTAATATACAAGAAGAAAGACAGTTTGATGAACCTGAAGAGGACATCCCTTCTGTAGTGATTCCGGACCACCTGCAAGTTCAGACTGCTGATTGCTCGCACTTGAGTTTCGGGAGCTTCGGTTCTACCATGAATCCCGGGTTTTCTGGCTCTTTTGCGTCTAGACAGTTAGGAAACCAAACGGAAGAAACACCTGCTGAGCCTGATACTTCATCTGTTCGGCCTTCTGAAACTAG AAATTCTGAGTATTATGGTAGCGAATCTATGATACCAGCAGAGAACAATGCGGTCCACCAGGCGGGGCCAAATCCTGGAAGTTACGATTTACCTTCTGCTCCACAAACAGAGGTGTTGAAGCAAGAAAATGCTGAGGTGGCACATGAGAGTCAATATAGTTTTCCTTCATCAACACCTGGATCGGGTTATTCGTTTGACACTACCCATCTCTTGAATCCAGGTTTCCCTCAATCGCAGACACCTACACAGCTGCCAAATGCAACTCCTTTCTCGAATGTTATG CAGGCTGCATATACAAATTCGTTACCGAACACATTGTTAGCAGCAAATGGCCATCCTGCTAGAGAATCCGATCTTTCATATTCACCGTTCCCCGTTAGTCAATCAATGGCTACCAAATATGGTAACTCCGTGCCATCCATAAGTGGTTCAACTATTTCTATGGCAGAG GCTTTAAAGACTGGTGTTTTCTCATCATCTCAACCGACACAACAGACGCCACCTGGCAACACCATTGCTACAGGGCCCGCTCTTCCACAACACCTAGCCGTGCACCCTTACTCTCAACACACACTCCCATTGGGTCCGTTTGCAAACATGATTAGCTACCCGTTCTTACCTCAAAGTTATACATACATGCCATCTGGATTTCAGCAAGCGTTTGCTGGAAATAGCACTTATCATCAACAGCTGGCGGCTGTTCTTCCTCAATACAAGAACAGTGTTTCTGTTAGCAGCTTGCCTCAATCTGCAGCTGTTCCGTCTGGTTATGGTTCGTTTGGTAATTCTACCGCAATTCCCGGAAACTATCAAGTTAATCAACCTGCAGGCCCTGCGGGGTCCACTTTAAATTATGATGATGTGTTGAACGCGCATTACAAAGATAACAGTCAGCTGCTATCGCTTCAACAG AACGAGAATTCGGCAATGTGGGTTCATGGAGCTGGTTCAAGAACAATGCCGGGTGTTCAAGCTAGCACGTATTACGGTTTCCAGGGTCAAACTCAGCAGCCAAGCGGGTTCAGGCAAGGTCaaccgcagcagcagcagcagcaacagcagccgtCTCAGAGTTATGGTGGGGCTGCTCTTAACTACCCAAATTACTACCACTCCCAGACGGGAATATCCCAGGAACATCAACTACAGCAAAACCCTAGAGACGGGTCTCTTGTTGGTGGGTCCCAAGGCCAACCGAAACCTCAGCAGCAGTCGCAACAGCTATGGCAAAACAGCTACTAA
- the LOC110937393 gene encoding uncharacterized protein LOC110937393 isoform X2 — MGSRGGGVQGIPSASRKMVQSLKEIVNGVSDAEIYAALKDSNMDPNEAVNRLLSQDPFHEVKSKREKKKEVKDTTESRPRGGGSTSNRGARSGTDRYSGRGGSSQFSSSESGGLHGKSKRENGTSSYTRSSAPSYGVASTNTSRTPATYSGSVSYENKASTFSVADSTATVSQPPSSGFQSAWMGAPGQKSMADVVKMGKPQNKVYSTPVPPQPPSTYYEPNSWEDNSYKAPETHQEHNDHHVSHDDDWPVMEQPQPVNVQSVAAPEPHVESDNVDYERSNQYIDSRIEETPAEDEHVFEEHTENVVSSRNTHEDTSGSASLHDNGLYHEDQAFEHNEVEEGDALASSVSTNMQQLNIQEERQFDEPEEDIPSVVIPDHLQVQTADCSHLSFGSFGSTMNPGFSGSFASRQLGNQTEETPAEPDTSSVRPSETRNSEYYGSESMIPAENNAVHQAGPNPGSYDLPSAPQTEVLKQENAEVAHESQYSFPSSTPGSGYSFDTTHLLNPGFPQSQTPTQLPNATPFSNVMAAYTNSLPNTLLAANGHPARESDLSYSPFPVSQSMATKYGNSVPSISGSTISMAEALKTGVFSSSQPTQQTPPGNTIATGPALPQHLAVHPYSQHTLPLGPFANMISYPFLPQSYTYMPSGFQQAFAGNSTYHQQLAAVLPQYKNSVSVSSLPQSAAVPSGYGSFGNSTAIPGNYQVNQPAGPAGSTLNYDDVLNAHYKDNSQLLSLQQNENSAMWVHGAGSRTMPGVQASTYYGFQGQTQQPSGFRQGQPQQQQQQQQPSQSYGGAALNYPNYYHSQTGISQEHQLQQNPRDGSLVGGSQGQPKPQQQSQQLWQNSY; from the exons ATGGGCAGCAGAGGCGGAGGAGTTCAGGGAATACCCTCGGCATCTAGGAAGATGGTACAGAGTCTTAAAGAGATTGTTAACGGCGTATCGGATGCTGAGATCTATGCCGCCCTAAAAGACTCTAATATGGACCCTAACGAAGCCGTTAATCGTCTTCTTTCTCAAG ATCCTTTCCACGAGGTGAAGAGCAAGCGAGAGAAGAAAAAAGAG GTTAAGGATACCACAGAATCTAGGCCTCGTGGTGGTGGTAGCACATCAAACCGCGGTGCCAGAAGCGGTACAGATCGTTATTCTGGGCGTGGTGGTTCATCACAGTTTAGCTCTTCTG AATCTGGTGGTTTACATGGAAAATCTAAGAGGGAAAACGGTACAAGTTCTTACACAAGATCATCTGCACCATCTTATGGAGTTGCGTCGACTAATACAAGTCGAACCCCTGCAACTTACAG TGGTTCTGTTAGCTATGAAAATAAAGCATCAACTTTCAGTGTAGCTGATAGTACCGCAACGGTTTCACAACCACCCTCTTCTGGGTTTCAATCCGCTTGGATGGGTGCACCCGGTCAAAAGTCAATGGCTGACGTTGTGAAAATGGGCAAACCGCAAAACAAGGTTTATAGCACCCCGGTCCCACCTCAGCCGCCATCAACATATTATGAGCCGAATTCATGGGAGGACAATTCTTATAAAGCTCCAGAGACGCATCAAGAACACAACGATCATCATGTTTCTCACGATGATGACTGGCCCGTTATGGAGCAGCCACAGCCTGTTAATGTGCAATCTGTAGCGGCTCCCGAGCCTCATGTTGAGTCGGACAATGTGGATTACGAAAGAAGCAATCAATACATTGATTCTCGTATAGAAGAGACGCCAGCCGAAGATGAACATGTTTTTGAAGAACACACTGAAAACGTTGTTTCAAGTAGAAATACGCATGAGGATACATCTGGGAGTGCATCTCTTCATGACAATGGTTTGTATCATGAGGATCAAGCTTTTGAGCATAACGAAG TTGAGGAAGGTGACGCGTTAGCATCTTCAGTGAGTACAAACATGCAGCAACTTAATATACAAGAAGAAAGACAGTTTGATGAACCTGAAGAGGACATCCCTTCTGTAGTGATTCCGGACCACCTGCAAGTTCAGACTGCTGATTGCTCGCACTTGAGTTTCGGGAGCTTCGGTTCTACCATGAATCCCGGGTTTTCTGGCTCTTTTGCGTCTAGACAGTTAGGAAACCAAACGGAAGAAACACCTGCTGAGCCTGATACTTCATCTGTTCGGCCTTCTGAAACTAG AAATTCTGAGTATTATGGTAGCGAATCTATGATACCAGCAGAGAACAATGCGGTCCACCAGGCGGGGCCAAATCCTGGAAGTTACGATTTACCTTCTGCTCCACAAACAGAGGTGTTGAAGCAAGAAAATGCTGAGGTGGCACATGAGAGTCAATATAGTTTTCCTTCATCAACACCTGGATCGGGTTATTCGTTTGACACTACCCATCTCTTGAATCCAGGTTTCCCTCAATCGCAGACACCTACACAGCTGCCAAATGCAACTCCTTTCTCGAATGTTATG GCTGCATATACAAATTCGTTACCGAACACATTGTTAGCAGCAAATGGCCATCCTGCTAGAGAATCCGATCTTTCATATTCACCGTTCCCCGTTAGTCAATCAATGGCTACCAAATATGGTAACTCCGTGCCATCCATAAGTGGTTCAACTATTTCTATGGCAGAG GCTTTAAAGACTGGTGTTTTCTCATCATCTCAACCGACACAACAGACGCCACCTGGCAACACCATTGCTACAGGGCCCGCTCTTCCACAACACCTAGCCGTGCACCCTTACTCTCAACACACACTCCCATTGGGTCCGTTTGCAAACATGATTAGCTACCCGTTCTTACCTCAAAGTTATACATACATGCCATCTGGATTTCAGCAAGCGTTTGCTGGAAATAGCACTTATCATCAACAGCTGGCGGCTGTTCTTCCTCAATACAAGAACAGTGTTTCTGTTAGCAGCTTGCCTCAATCTGCAGCTGTTCCGTCTGGTTATGGTTCGTTTGGTAATTCTACCGCAATTCCCGGAAACTATCAAGTTAATCAACCTGCAGGCCCTGCGGGGTCCACTTTAAATTATGATGATGTGTTGAACGCGCATTACAAAGATAACAGTCAGCTGCTATCGCTTCAACAG AACGAGAATTCGGCAATGTGGGTTCATGGAGCTGGTTCAAGAACAATGCCGGGTGTTCAAGCTAGCACGTATTACGGTTTCCAGGGTCAAACTCAGCAGCCAAGCGGGTTCAGGCAAGGTCaaccgcagcagcagcagcagcaacagcagccgtCTCAGAGTTATGGTGGGGCTGCTCTTAACTACCCAAATTACTACCACTCCCAGACGGGAATATCCCAGGAACATCAACTACAGCAAAACCCTAGAGACGGGTCTCTTGTTGGTGGGTCCCAAGGCCAACCGAAACCTCAGCAGCAGTCGCAACAGCTATGGCAAAACAGCTACTAA
- the LOC110937394 gene encoding coatomer subunit zeta-1: MESCPSVKNILLLDSEGNRVAVKYYSDDWPTNSAKEAFEKSVFTKTQKTNARTEAEIAMFENNIVIYKFAQDLHFFVTGGDDENELIISTVLQGFFDAVGLLLRGNVDKKEALENLDLILLCLDEIVDGGIILETDANVIAGKVASHSVDSGAPLSEQTISQALATAREHLTRSLLNV, from the exons ATG GAGTCTTGCCCTTCAGTGAAGAACATTTTACTATTGGATTCAGAGGGCAACCGTGTAGCTGTGAAGTACTATTCAGATGACTGGCCAACTAATAGCGCTAAGGAGGCGTTTGAAAAATCTGTGTTTACCAAGACTCAGAAGACAAATGCACGCACAGAAG CTGAGATAGCAATGTTTGAGAACAACATTGTCATTTACAAATTTGCTCAAGATCTTCACTTCTTTGTTACTGGAGGTGATGATGAAAACGAGCTCATTATATCCACTGTTCTTCAGGGTTTCTTTGATGCAGTGGGTCTACTGCTTAG GGGCAATGTGGATAAGAAAGAGGCACTTGAGAATTTAGATCTCATTTTATTGTGCCTTGATGAAATTGTTGATGGCGG AATTATTCTGGAAACAGATGCAAATGTCATTGCTGGTAAGGTTGCAAGCCACAGTGTAGATTCTGGAGCTCCTCTCTCTGAGCag ACGATAAGTCAAGCATTGGCAACTGCACGCGAACATCTGACAAGATCTCTCCTCAA tgtATGA